In the genome of Tripterygium wilfordii isolate XIE 37 chromosome 19, ASM1340144v1, whole genome shotgun sequence, one region contains:
- the LOC119985050 gene encoding probable inactive purple acid phosphatase 27, with translation MTDSSCLGTITVIFLFLQCWTVLLAVSTQGHRHGGGEQPLSKIAIHNVVYALHENASIRAYPLVLGLKGENAEWITVELQSPDPSCKLQVRSITPSFSSTCLPTVEPRQQAPFICSAPIKYKFANESNSDYTSSGKASLKFQLINQRADFSFALFSGGLLNPKLVAVSNVVQFSNPKAPVYPRLSQGKSWNEMTVTWTSGYNIIDAVPFVEWGLKGESQTRSPAGTLTFHRNSMCGPPARTVGWRDPGFVHTSFLKDLWPNSLYTYKLGHKLFNGSYIWSNIYSFKSSPYPGQDSLQRVVIFGDMGKAERDGSNEYSNYQPGSLNTTDQLIKDLDDIDIIFHIGDITYANGYISQWDQFTSMVEPIASTVPYMIASGNHERDSPGTGSFYDGNDSGGECGVVAETMFYVPAENRAKFWYSTDYGMFHFCVADSEHDWREGSEQYKFIESCFAAADRQKQPWLIFIAHRVLGYSSSAYYGLLGSFQEPMGREDLQKLWQKYKVDIAFYGHVHNYERTCPMYQNQCVNTEQSHYSGTVNGTIHVVAGGGGSHLSEFSELKPIWSLFQDEDYGYVKLTAFNHSSLLLEYQKSSDGKVYDSFTISRDYRDVLACVHDGCEPTVLGS, from the exons ATGACAGACTCATCATGTTTGGGAACTATTACAGTTATCTTTCTGTTTTTACAATGTTGGACAGTTCTGCTTGCTGTTTCAACTCAGGGTCATAGGCATGGAGGCGGCGAGCAACCACTTTCCAAGATTGCGATTCATAATGTTGTTTATGCTCTTCATGAAAATGCCTCTATCAGGGCCTACCCACTTGTTCTTGGCTTGAAG GGGGAAAATGCTGAGTGGATAACTGTGGAGCTTCAAAGCCCTGATCCTTCCTGCAAACTTCAAGTGAGATCCATCACACCATCTTT CTCATCAACATGCCTGCCAACTGTTGAACCAAGACAACAAGCTCCTTTTATATGCTCAGCTCCCATAAAG TATAAGTTTGCAAATGAGTCCAATTCTGATTATACAAGTAGCGGCAAAGCGTCTTTGAAATTCCAATTGATCAATCAGCGAGCTGACTTCTCATTTGCACTGTTTTCAGGCGGCTTATTAAAT CCAAAACTGGTGGCTGTTTCTAATGTTGTACAATTTTCAAATCCAAAAGCGCCTGTATATCCTCGTCTGTCTCAAGGGAAGTCTTGGAATGAA ATGACAGTAACCTGGACAAGTGGCTATAATATTATTGATGCTGTACCTTTTGTTGAATGGGGTTTGAAGGGAGAGTCTCAGACTCGATCTCCAGCTGGAACGCTGACATTTCATCGAAACAGCATGTGTG GTCCACCTGCACGCACGGTTGGCTGGCGTGATCCTGGTTTCGTACACACGAGTTTCTTGAAAGATTTGTGGCCCAACTCATT GTACACTTACAAGCTCGGTCATAAGTTGTTTAATGGCTCGTACATCTGGAGCAATATCTATTCTTTCAAATCATCCCCGTATCCAGGACAAGACTCGTTACAGCGTGTTGTGATTTTTGGTGACATGGGAAAG GCAGAGCGTGACGGTTCAAATGAATACAGCAATTATCAACCAGGATCTCTAAATACCACAGATCAACTGATAAAGGATTTGGATGACATTGacataatttttcatatagGAGATATCACATATGCAAATGGATACATCTCACAATGGGACCAGTTCACATCAATGGTTGAGCCCATCGCATCCACAGTACCTTACATGATTGCAAG TGGTAATCATGAACGTGATTCACCTGGGACAGGATCATTCTATGACGGAAATGATTCTGGTGGTGAATGCGGGGTGGTAGCCGAGACTATGTTCTATGTTCCAGCTGAAAACAGGGCTAAGTTCTG GTATTCAACGGATTATGGAATGTTCCACTTCTGTGTGGCTGACAGTGAACATGATTGGAGGGAGGGCTCTGAACAATACAAGTTCATCGAGAGCTGCTTCGCTGCAGCAGACAGGCAAAAACAGCCTTGGCTAATCTTCATAGCTCATAGAGTTCTTGGGTATTCGTCGTCTGCTTACTACGGTCTGCTAGGCTCATTTCAGGAGCCTATGGGAAGGGAAGACTTGCAGAAGCTATGGCAAAAATACAAAGTGGACATAGCATTCTACGGCCACGTCCATAACTATGAAAGAACATGCCCCATGTACCAG AATCAGTGCGTAAACACCGAGCAATCTCATTACTCGGGCACAGTGAATGGAACGATCCACGTCGTAGCCGGTGGAGGAGGAAGCCATTTATCAGAGTTCAGTGAGTTAAAGCCCATTTGGAGTCTTTTTCAAGATGAGGACTATGGATATGTTAAGCTGACTGCGTTTAACCACTCATCACTTCTTCTTGAGTACCAGAAGAGCAGTGATGGAAAGGTGTATGATTCCTTCACCATTTCAAGGGACTATAGAGACGTCTTGGCCTGTGTTCATGATGGTTGTGAACCTACTGTTTTAGGTTCATGA